AGCATGATAAATGACCACTTCATGTGACCAAGTCCTTTAACCTCGAATCAATATTTCAAGAGAAATCACGCAAAATTATCAACATCAGTTGCGTGTAGCAAATTGCCAGCGCTTCATTCGAAAGAAGTGTTTTTGTCTAGTTTTCTGCATTTTGAATGGTTCTACTATTGTATATGTTTCTCTTGTAGGTACCAGTCTTTACACATGCTGCATAAATATGCTCTTTTAGTCAAATCTGGCCATTAATTCTGTGTCTATAACTTACAGCAACTGGCATCTCATGGGCTCTTTGACGTATGTGTTAAGGCAAAGGGTGACACTCACATCGATGACCATCACTCAAACGAAGACATCGCTTTGGCAATTGGAACGGTAATTGTTGCTTTCACCTTATCATTTCTGCTTCTAGAAATACTTGTAGGATCATTATGAATTGAAGGTTAGGGTATCCATAATTTCAtacttcttttcccccttcattTGTGCAAAATTGAACGCGTTATCAACACACTATTTACATTGTTGATTGCATGCTGAATCATCAGTACTGTAAATGTCTGCAAGCTGTGTAGGTAAGCAAAACGTCTAGTATGAttgcttttttatttttggtacTTGTAGGCACTACTTGAAGCACTTGGAGATCGAAAAGGAATTAATCGGTTTGGGCATTTTACAGCACCACTTGATGAGGCAGCGGTTGAGGTTATACTGGTACATGCTATCATCCTGGCATTGCGTTTACATACTGCAAATGTATATACTTCCCTGCATTTCTACGTTTGTATTCATGTGGCCATAATTCTCTTATGCCATGCAAGCACATAATTGAGTTAGAGTCCTGCAATTAGTCATGAAGTTTTTAATGATATTATAATTGTCATGAGTATCTATCGTTCTGGTTTACTGGCCCATCTGCACTAATGGCATTTGAACACTTGCACTGAATGGTAATGTTTTTGTAGCACAGACCCATCTATCACACTATAACGTCATTAGCAAGAAGATGACTGCAGTCATCTGGCCTTTGTCATATATACACCAATTATTTGCCATTTTGGGTTCATCTtagcttaattttttttgttagtgcGGATATCCATGTCTACCACTTCATCAGTCAGGCTAATTGATAATGTGACTTACTCTATTATTTACTATTCCCCCATATCTAGGATCTATCTGGTCGTCCTCATTTGAGTTGCGGCTTAAGTATTCCGACTGAGAGAGTTGGCACATACGATACTCAGGTAATTCCTGAAATTATGTAGctattatcctttttttttgggaaaaacttGTGATGGTTTCTTTTCGTCATGCCAGATCCAATATGGCTTATCCTTAATCGTCTAATGTGACATGGCTATTGGGTTGTCTTGCATCATTCGTATTCATCCTCTGACGTTCTTCCTATCATTGGACAATTCTTTTTGatgaaatatttaaataatacttcttttttttttatcatcgaTGCCATGCTATCTTTTCAGTCATGTATACTCCTGCTATCATCTTAGACAGCTATTGATTTATTCACTTTGATGACCAGCTAGTTGAGCACTTTTTCCAATCTCTTGTGAATACATCTGGGATGACACTTCACATCCGTCAGGTACATATTGCTTTGCTTCAGATCAAATTTCCATCCAGTGTTGGATCATTATTACAAGAGTGCTGTTTGGCACTGAATAAATTGCATCCCTAGTTGAACATAAGAGTCAATCTTTGCTTTTCCTCCAGTTAAGCGAGCTAAGAAGTACGTATATCATACCTGAGCCTGCCTTTTCTTTGCTCTTATGAAGCTTGCTGGAAAAAACTCACACCATATTATTGAGGCAACTTTCAAAGCATTTGCTAGAGCCCTTCGACAAGCAACAGAATATGACTTGCGCCGACGCGGCACTGTCCCCAGGTTCGTTTTAGCTTATTGCAAATAGCGTTTAGGAAATTCTATGTTGTGCCCAACTACACTGTTGATGCCTGATTCAAAAACTTCACACCTGCTAAGCATATGGTTTATCTCTGACCTTTGCTGATATTGAAACATTAACGTATCTTTCTTGACTTGATCGCAGCTCAAAAGGTGTGTTGTCAAGGTCATAGTGTTGCAGGTTTGGAAAACAAGGGGTGCATGCTACTGTTCCTTGTAGATTGCAATATTCAAAGGAAACAAATGGAATGGCCTCTACAGCTCCTCGAGTCCTACTTACCCTGGGAATCTCCGTTGGTTGCGATAACAGAACATGAAGCCATTGCTAACTAGATCACCAAAAAAGGAACAAATTTAGCACTGTTCTCATGATCTATTCTTCTGTAACATTTAGCATTCGAAATAAACATGTCCGGCCGTTATTGCAATTTTGGATGCTAGATGTCTTGAGTTGTCATCTGTGTTGTCCATCAAACGGCGTGTCTAGCAGCTCAGTTTCACTCTGTATGAGTTCAGAGTTGGTCATGTTGCTGAACCTCTGTATTTTCAAGGGAATAAATAAGTTTTGCACCTACGTTTCTGCCAGACTCCAATCATATTTGCTATTCCTGTGCATAGGCAGCACATAAATATCCAACTTTGTTATTATTTCATAAAGAGGTGTAACATTTTTAGCATAATACACTGATGCGATTTCACCAGATTATTGGACACGATCGAGATGTATCCTACGTGTCAAGCCACGTAGACACGCAGCTTACATGTGTAATAAAGGTTTTATAAGATAGTAACATGCATTATGcatgacgacgacgccgcctttGCATGCATTGCTAAGCGCGTCGAGAATGAGGCCGTCtatggcgcgccgccgccggggaagccgccaccaccgccgccgccaatgaagccaccgccaccaccagaGGCAGCCGGTGGCGCGGCGAACTTGGCCTGGATCCAGTCGACCTGATCCTTATCAATCATGAACGCCTTGGCGAGGACGTCGTCGAGGATGGGCGGGGTGGATCCAAACACGGCATTAGCAATGGTGATCACCCCAGGGTTCTGGCTGCTgagcgcggcgatggcgacggccggGACGGCGCCATTATTGAGCTGGAAGTGGATGAGACCCTGCGGGAAGACGAAGACATCTCCGGGGCCGAGCAGCTTGGTGAACTGCAAGTTGCCACCGCCCGGCTGGTTGGATGTGACGAAGCCGACGAGGAGGGTGCCCTGGAGGACGGTGAGGATCTCGGTGGCACGAGGGTGGGTGTGCGGCGGGTTTTGCCCGTTGGGGGCAAAGTCGATGCGGGCGAACGAGATGCCGAGCGTGTTGAGGCCCGGCAGCTCGTTCACCGTCACAGGGGTTACCGCGGAGCCCTGTGCGTTCACGGTGTTGCCTGGAACG
This window of the Oryza sativa Japonica Group chromosome 4, ASM3414082v1 genome carries:
- the LOC4337007 gene encoding imidazoleglycerol-phosphate dehydratase, producing the protein MTTARFVSPSLSRVSPSPAGRVSGSSWLSRAGVALPARPHGLSLHLRPPAMASAAAAGNGSPSAPEDSTALSRIGEVKRVTKETNVHVKINLDGTGVADCSTGIPFLDHMLDQLASHGLFDVCVKAKGDTHIDDHHSNEDIALAIGTALLEALGDRKGINRFGHFTAPLDEAAVEVILDLSGRPHLSCGLSIPTERVGTYDTQLVEHFFQSLVNTSGMTLHIRQLAGKNSHHIIEATFKAFARALRQATEYDLRRRGTVPSSKGVLSRS
- the LOC4337008 gene encoding germin-like protein 4-1 precursor — encoded protein: MASRAFAAVFAAVALVVCSSVLPRALASDPSQLQDFCVADKLSAVFVNGFVCKNPKQVTANDFFLPKALGVPGNTVNAQGSAVTPVTVNELPGLNTLGISFARIDFAPNGQNPPHTHPRATEILTVLQGTLLVGFVTSNQPGGGNLQFTKLLGPGDVFVFPQGLIHFQLNNGAVPAVAIAALSSQNPGVITIANAVFGSTPPILDDVLAKAFMIDKDQVDWIQAKFAAPPAASGGGGGFIGGGGGGGFPGGGAP